The following are encoded together in the Dyella terrae genome:
- a CDS encoding YDG domain-containing protein — protein sequence MNHIYRLCWNRALRAWVPASELAKGKAVGVTRRGAAARTPLMLSLLSVSLGMTGLAWAGVAPTGGQVVAGSGQIQQSGNVTTIQQNSQTLSLNWQSFDVGAGQTVNFQQPGTSSIAVNRILGNTASDIEGHLNANGQVWLINPNGVLFGKGAQVNVGGIVASTLDLDDSTLGTDNVRFAGNGRGKVVNQGSISAAPGGYVALLGNQVSNQGVIRAQLGTVALGGGTAMTLTFKDNHLMHLVVNENTVRSLVENRQLIVADGGSVLMTAGARASLIDSVVNNTGTVQAHSVAEHDGTITLLGGMEAGTVQVGGTLDASAPQGGNGGTIETSAAHFVLAGDAHITAASAYGKGGTWLVDPVDLTIDGAAATTISNTLNGGTSVTEQTTSTGSSGLGNAVAGSGDINVNAAINWNSAATLTLDAYRNINVNAAITGSNGGVALNTGYGNGGNTGKLTIAGTGSVSAGSGATINTGAFVNNGSSSALGAKWMLYTVNPAANTLGGITPNYIQYNATQGSTLAASGNGLLYSVAPTLTIGGLTGTVSKVYDNTAAASFAGANFNATGLLGGDAISSATGGSYASVNVGNGITVTSPGAIGSFVITNGGIPVYGYALGGSPISAAVGAITPAQLTAKIIDTPTKIYDGTTTATLGSSNYEIDGFVSGQGAAVSQPSSVAYAGSSAGSQQVNATFSVTNFNANNGTSLSNYILPTAATGLGYINQAPLLISGLLASNKVYSGTADASLVTSGASLYGIIQPDVGQVSLNYGLLTGAFAQSNVGNGIAVSVGTGAAQLTGNKAGNYYLVAPSGLTANITPKALTISQVTASNKTYDGTTTATLNTGSGSLFGVVGTDNVTLSSAGATGNFSQSDVGNNLAVSTSGFGLGGTAAANYTLIQPTLYANITPALLTISMTGTPEKTYDGTQAVTLGQGNFNITGFVGSQHATVFQSSASYATPNAGSNIDVTATLQPSDFTPASGTSMSNYTFASTVVGSGLGKIDPLQLIGQIVGNPTKTYDGNTNASLSASNLLLQGLLPGQSITASFSGTESGTYANANAGAWKVTAGNLPAGDFTAGNGTLLSNYILPVAWTGSGTIVPAPLSGQVITAGITGASKVYDGTVYITLGAANFLLSGFVGGDNATVNSGASIQGTFGQSDVGTNIPLSATLHMSDLSGQGSTNLNNYTLAAPSLGVGNITPAPLIVSIIGNPTKVYNGSIDAALTSSNFSVTGWATATGEGGSINPTATAQYDSINAGARTVTAVLAPGNYVTNANTKLSNYTLVYSASGAGTITQAPLYITGVYATGKIYDTTTKDTLNTAAAGLAGLVSADVGNVSLDVSGASANFAQKNVGTSLAVTASGFALTGGQASNYLLQPLTGLFADINKATLTLSGVTANNKTYNGNNAATLTVSGSAALNGVLGSDTVGFDTSGQGATFVTANAGTNLAVTTSGFTLTGTDAGNYQLNQPAGLTATINPAPLTAIITGSPTKVYDGTNSATLTAGDYQLQGFVGTDGASVPQSATASYVTKNAGTGLGVESTLVTSDFVANGGTNLANYILPTTGFGTNGVITPLVLNLTATRIYDGTSNANASLFGPLQGVNGETLGLNGSGTLSSKNVGSKWSFNSLGSLQLADGSNGGLASNYTLVGGTDWVTITPRPLTATFDASNKVYDGNTTDTLSNAALVADNGSTSSGLVAGDSVNLTNPTAGNFNNKNAGNGKTVTGAMGITGTDAGNYIFTNGTATANITPLAITVSATGKNKVYDGNTNDPGLTLAGAGVLTGDTINFASNSVAFSDANVANGKTITVNNITAGGADANNYTFNTSATTTANITPYLINLTGSRLYDGTVGAGYALFSSNGVLSTGVNGETLTLSGIGSAADKNVGNGKGVAFGTLALSNGSSGDLASNYQLNSAKLTITPRPLTATFDASNKVYDGNTGDSLSNAALVDANGSLTSGLVAGDDVSLTNPAAGNFADKNVGTGKTVTGAMGVSGADAGNYVFTNGTSTADITKRDLTVGAVGSNKVYDGNTSASVTLGSDGVAGDNLTYADTSASYGGKDVGSYTINVQGISVGGTDAGNYNLINTTATAGGNITPVVLNLSGSRVYDTTNQAGVGTFNGGGTLAGVNGETVTLNGPYTLASSNAGTYNHAWQAGDGLGLGNGGNGGIASNYVIGNVSYTVTPYVLDLNSTRVYDGTVNADASLFGTGGVLTGLNGQTVSLGGTGHVGDKNVGNNKAFADLGSLALSDGSNGGLGSNYTLIGGTDTLTITPKTISVTATANNKVYDTTDAAAVASLTGNGTIAGDTLTYGSGAATFADANAANGKTVTVNGLTLGGADAGNYQLSGTTATTTANITPYVLNLNGTRVYDGTVNADASLFGANGVLAGLNGQTVNLGGAGHVGDKNVGNNKAFADLGSLTLSDGSNGGLGSNYTLVGGTDTLTITPKTINVTATANNKVYDTSDAATIDTLTGNGIIAGDALSYGSGAATFADANAANGKTVTVNGLTLGGTDAGNYTLANTTTTTTANITPYVLNLNGTRVYDGTVNADASLFGTAGVLAGLNGQTVSLGGTGHVGDKNVGNNKAFADLGSLALSNGSNGGLGSNYTLVGGTDTLTITPKIISVTATANNKVYDTTDAATVASLTGNGTIAGDTLTYGSGAATFADANAANGKTVTVNGLTLGGADAGNYQLSGTTATTTANITPYVLNLNGTRVYDGTVNADASLFGANGVLAGLNGQTVNLGGAGHVGDKNVGSNKAFANLGSLALSNGSNGGLGSNYTLVGGTDTLTITPKALGATATANDRVYDGTVIAGLTGASLVGLVGGDQVALNNASQGTFADKNVGNSKAVTTNMTIGGADAGNYDFTTATGITANVTPKLIDVTATAANKVYDTTAGATVTTLSGNGLIAGDAVSFGFGSANFSDANAANGKTVTVGGLTKAGADAGNYTLANTTTTTTADITPYVLSLNGTRVYDGSVNAGADLFGANGVLTGLNGQTVNLGGTGHVGDRSVGNNKAFADLGSLALSNGSNGGLGSNYTLVGGTDTLTITPKTVVVNATGTDKMFDGNTYDTVTLGSQDILTGDLVQIGKLAANFFDPSVANGKTVSVTGLQLSGADAGNYVLSSTATTTRASITGARPSAFGIDDGLLAQLSSAVGPAELPTPYGLAAQDTVGPYTGNKKKLHHPVERNVSRDDFTSGLSLRVIDGGLRVPVQALP from the coding sequence ATGAACCATATCTATCGACTCTGTTGGAATCGCGCACTGCGCGCATGGGTTCCGGCCTCCGAGCTGGCGAAGGGCAAGGCCGTCGGCGTCACTCGCCGCGGCGCGGCGGCACGCACGCCCCTCATGCTTTCGCTGCTGTCGGTATCGCTGGGAATGACCGGTCTTGCCTGGGCAGGTGTCGCGCCCACGGGCGGGCAGGTCGTGGCGGGTTCGGGGCAGATCCAGCAGTCCGGCAACGTCACCACCATTCAGCAGAACAGCCAGACGTTGTCGCTCAACTGGCAGAGTTTTGATGTGGGCGCGGGACAGACGGTGAATTTCCAGCAGCCCGGCACCAGCTCCATTGCGGTCAACCGGATTCTTGGCAATACCGCCAGCGACATCGAAGGCCATCTCAATGCCAACGGGCAGGTATGGCTGATCAATCCCAACGGCGTCCTGTTCGGCAAGGGCGCTCAGGTGAATGTCGGTGGCATCGTGGCGTCCACGCTAGATCTGGACGACAGCACGCTGGGCACGGACAACGTGCGTTTCGCTGGCAACGGTCGCGGCAAGGTGGTGAACCAGGGAAGTATCTCTGCGGCGCCGGGCGGTTACGTGGCGCTGCTGGGCAATCAGGTCTCGAACCAGGGCGTTATCCGTGCGCAGTTGGGCACCGTGGCCCTGGGCGGCGGCACTGCCATGACGCTGACCTTCAAGGACAACCACCTGATGCATCTGGTGGTGAACGAGAACACGGTCCGCAGCCTGGTCGAAAACCGTCAGTTGATCGTCGCCGACGGCGGCAGTGTGCTGATGACGGCGGGCGCGCGTGCGTCACTGATCGACAGCGTAGTCAACAACACGGGCACGGTGCAGGCGCACAGCGTGGCCGAACACGATGGCACCATCACACTGCTCGGCGGCATGGAGGCCGGCACTGTGCAGGTGGGCGGCACTCTGGACGCCAGTGCTCCGCAAGGCGGCAATGGCGGCACCATCGAAACCTCCGCGGCGCATTTTGTTCTGGCGGGTGACGCGCATATCACGGCAGCTTCGGCTTACGGCAAAGGGGGCACGTGGTTGGTCGATCCGGTCGACCTGACTATCGACGGCGCCGCTGCCACCACCATCTCCAATACGTTGAACGGTGGAACCAGCGTTACCGAGCAGACCACGTCGACTGGTTCATCGGGCCTGGGCAATGCCGTTGCAGGCAGCGGCGACATCAACGTCAATGCGGCGATCAACTGGAATTCCGCCGCCACGCTCACGTTGGATGCTTACCGCAACATCAACGTCAACGCGGCCATCACCGGTTCGAATGGCGGCGTGGCACTCAACACGGGTTACGGCAACGGCGGCAACACCGGCAAGCTCACCATCGCCGGCACGGGCAGCGTGTCCGCGGGTAGCGGCGCCACGATCAACACGGGCGCCTTCGTCAACAACGGCTCGTCCTCGGCGCTGGGCGCCAAGTGGATGCTGTACACCGTCAATCCCGCGGCGAACACGTTGGGCGGCATTACCCCGAACTACATCCAATACAACGCCACGCAAGGCTCGACGCTGGCCGCGAGCGGCAACGGGCTGCTCTACAGCGTGGCGCCGACGCTGACGATCGGCGGGCTGACCGGCACGGTCAGCAAGGTGTACGACAACACCGCAGCGGCCAGCTTCGCGGGCGCCAACTTCAACGCCACCGGCCTGCTGGGCGGGGATGCGATCAGCTCGGCGACGGGCGGCAGCTACGCGTCGGTCAATGTCGGTAACGGCATCACCGTCACCTCGCCGGGAGCAATCGGCAGTTTCGTGATCACCAACGGCGGCATACCGGTGTACGGCTACGCGCTCGGCGGCTCGCCAATCTCGGCCGCCGTTGGTGCGATTACGCCTGCTCAGTTGACCGCGAAGATCATCGACACGCCGACCAAGATCTACGACGGCACCACGACGGCCACGCTGGGCTCGTCCAATTACGAGATCGATGGCTTCGTGAGTGGCCAGGGTGCGGCGGTATCGCAGCCAAGCTCGGTCGCCTATGCCGGTTCCAGCGCGGGATCGCAGCAGGTGAACGCCACCTTCTCGGTCACCAACTTCAACGCCAACAACGGCACCAGCCTTTCCAACTACATCCTGCCTACGGCGGCCACCGGGCTGGGCTACATCAACCAGGCGCCGTTGCTGATCAGTGGACTGCTGGCGAGCAACAAGGTGTACAGCGGCACTGCGGATGCATCACTGGTCACCAGTGGCGCCTCGCTCTACGGCATCATTCAGCCGGACGTGGGGCAGGTATCGCTCAACTATGGTCTGCTGACCGGCGCTTTCGCGCAGTCCAACGTGGGCAATGGCATCGCCGTTAGTGTCGGCACCGGTGCCGCTCAGCTGACGGGCAACAAGGCCGGCAACTACTACCTGGTCGCGCCTAGCGGACTCACTGCCAATATCACGCCCAAGGCGTTGACCATCAGTCAGGTCACGGCGTCGAACAAGACCTACGACGGCACCACCACCGCGACGCTCAACACGGGCTCGGGATCGTTGTTCGGTGTGGTGGGCACCGATAACGTCACGCTCAGCAGCGCTGGCGCCACAGGGAACTTCAGCCAGTCGGACGTGGGCAACAACCTCGCGGTCAGCACCAGCGGTTTCGGCCTTGGCGGCACGGCCGCTGCCAACTACACGCTGATACAGCCGACGCTGTACGCCAACATCACGCCAGCGCTGCTGACCATCAGCATGACCGGGACGCCTGAGAAGACCTATGACGGCACTCAGGCCGTGACGCTGGGGCAGGGGAATTTCAATATCACCGGCTTCGTCGGTTCGCAGCACGCGACGGTGTTCCAAAGCTCGGCGTCCTACGCTACGCCCAATGCCGGCTCGAATATCGATGTGACGGCAACGCTGCAGCCATCGGATTTCACGCCGGCTTCCGGCACGTCGATGTCCAACTACACCTTTGCCAGCACCGTCGTCGGCTCCGGTCTGGGCAAGATCGATCCGTTGCAGCTTATCGGCCAGATCGTCGGCAACCCGACCAAGACCTACGACGGCAACACCAATGCATCGTTGAGCGCGTCCAACCTGCTGCTGCAGGGGCTGCTGCCCGGGCAGAGCATCACGGCCAGCTTCAGCGGCACCGAGTCGGGCACCTATGCGAATGCGAATGCAGGTGCCTGGAAGGTGACTGCCGGCAACCTGCCGGCGGGCGACTTCACCGCGGGCAACGGCACGTTGCTATCCAATTACATTCTTCCCGTCGCCTGGACCGGCTCGGGCACCATTGTCCCCGCGCCGCTTTCCGGGCAGGTAATCACGGCGGGCATCACCGGCGCCTCCAAGGTTTATGACGGCACCGTCTACATCACGCTGGGTGCAGCCAACTTCCTCTTGAGCGGCTTTGTCGGCGGCGACAACGCCACAGTGAACAGCGGCGCCAGCATCCAGGGCACGTTTGGCCAGTCGGATGTGGGCACCAACATTCCGCTGTCGGCCACGCTCCATATGAGCGACCTGTCCGGACAGGGCAGCACGAACCTCAACAACTACACGTTGGCTGCGCCGTCCCTCGGGGTGGGCAATATCACGCCCGCCCCGTTGATCGTCAGCATCATCGGCAACCCGACCAAGGTCTACAACGGCAGTATCGATGCGGCGCTGACCTCGTCCAATTTCAGTGTCACTGGCTGGGCGACGGCAACCGGCGAAGGTGGCTCGATCAATCCCACGGCGACAGCACAATACGACTCGATCAATGCTGGTGCGCGCACTGTCACGGCGGTACTGGCGCCGGGCAACTATGTGACGAACGCCAATACCAAGCTCAGCAACTACACGCTGGTCTACTCGGCCAGTGGCGCTGGCACCATCACCCAGGCGCCGCTGTATATCACTGGCGTATACGCGACCGGCAAGATCTACGACACCACCACCAAGGACACGCTCAATACCGCTGCGGCGGGCCTGGCGGGACTGGTCAGTGCGGACGTGGGTAACGTGTCGCTGGATGTGAGCGGTGCATCGGCCAACTTTGCGCAGAAGAACGTCGGCACGAGCCTGGCGGTGACCGCCAGCGGCTTCGCCCTCACCGGCGGTCAGGCATCGAACTATCTGTTGCAACCGCTTACGGGTCTGTTCGCCGATATCAACAAAGCCACCCTGACATTGTCGGGCGTGACCGCCAACAACAAGACCTACAACGGCAACAACGCCGCGACACTCACCGTCAGTGGATCGGCGGCACTCAACGGCGTGCTCGGCAGCGACACCGTTGGATTCGACACCAGCGGGCAGGGCGCCACGTTCGTTACCGCCAATGCCGGCACCAACCTGGCCGTGACCACGAGCGGCTTCACGCTGACCGGTACGGACGCAGGCAATTACCAGTTGAACCAACCGGCCGGATTGACGGCGACGATCAATCCCGCACCGCTGACGGCCATCATCACTGGCAGCCCGACCAAGGTGTACGACGGCACGAACTCGGCCACGTTGACCGCTGGCGACTATCAGCTTCAGGGCTTCGTGGGCACCGATGGTGCAAGCGTTCCGCAGTCGGCGACGGCGAGCTACGTGACCAAGAACGCGGGTACCGGGTTGGGCGTGGAGTCCACCTTGGTGACGTCGGATTTCGTCGCCAATGGCGGCACCAACTTGGCCAACTACATTCTTCCGACGACGGGTTTTGGCACGAATGGCGTCATCACGCCGCTGGTGCTCAACCTGACGGCTACGCGCATCTATGACGGCACATCCAACGCCAATGCATCGCTGTTTGGTCCGTTGCAGGGCGTCAATGGCGAAACGCTGGGGTTGAACGGCAGCGGCACCTTGTCCAGCAAGAACGTCGGCAGCAAGTGGAGCTTCAACAGCTTGGGCTCGCTGCAGCTCGCCGATGGTTCGAACGGTGGACTCGCCAGCAACTACACGCTGGTCGGCGGTACCGACTGGGTGACGATTACACCGCGCCCGTTGACGGCCACCTTCGACGCGAGCAACAAGGTCTATGACGGCAATACCACCGACACGCTGAGCAATGCCGCGCTCGTGGCCGACAACGGCTCGACCAGCAGCGGCCTGGTCGCCGGGGACAGCGTCAACTTGACCAATCCGACGGCCGGCAATTTCAACAACAAGAACGCGGGCAACGGCAAGACGGTCACGGGCGCCATGGGCATCACCGGCACCGATGCGGGCAACTACATCTTCACCAATGGCACAGCCACCGCCAACATCACGCCCCTTGCCATCACCGTGTCGGCGACCGGCAAGAACAAGGTCTACGACGGCAACACCAATGATCCCGGCCTGACGCTGGCCGGCGCCGGCGTGCTCACCGGTGACACGATCAACTTCGCCAGCAATTCGGTGGCGTTCAGCGATGCGAATGTCGCCAACGGCAAGACCATCACCGTCAACAACATTACGGCCGGCGGTGCCGATGCGAACAACTACACGTTCAATACCAGTGCCACCACGACGGCGAACATCACGCCTTACCTGATCAATCTGACCGGTTCGCGCCTGTACGACGGCACCGTGGGCGCTGGCTATGCACTGTTCAGTAGCAACGGCGTGCTGTCGACGGGCGTCAACGGCGAAACACTGACGCTGTCGGGGATTGGTTCTGCGGCGGACAAGAACGTTGGCAACGGCAAGGGTGTTGCCTTCGGAACGCTGGCTTTGTCCAACGGCTCGAGCGGCGACCTGGCCAGCAACTATCAGTTGAACAGTGCCAAGCTCACCATCACGCCGCGTCCATTGACGGCCACGTTTGACGCAAGCAACAAGGTCTACGACGGCAACACGGGCGACTCGCTCAGCAACGCCGCTCTCGTGGATGCCAATGGTTCGCTGACCAGTGGCCTGGTCGCGGGTGATGACGTCAGCCTGACCAATCCGGCGGCGGGCAACTTCGCCGACAAAAACGTTGGCACCGGCAAGACCGTGACGGGTGCCATGGGCGTGTCCGGTGCGGACGCCGGCAACTACGTTTTCACCAATGGCACGTCCACCGCGGATATCACCAAGCGCGACCTTACGGTGGGCGCCGTCGGCAGCAACAAGGTCTACGACGGCAATACCTCCGCGTCCGTGACCCTGGGTAGCGATGGCGTGGCGGGCGACAACCTGACCTACGCCGATACCTCCGCAAGCTACGGCGGCAAGGACGTGGGCTCGTACACGATCAATGTCCAGGGCATTTCGGTGGGTGGTACCGATGCGGGCAACTACAACCTCATCAACACCACGGCAACAGCCGGCGGCAACATCACCCCGGTGGTGCTGAACCTGAGTGGTTCGCGCGTCTATGACACCACCAATCAGGCAGGTGTCGGTACCTTCAATGGCGGCGGCACCCTGGCAGGCGTCAATGGCGAAACGGTGACGCTCAATGGTCCTTACACGCTCGCCAGTTCGAATGCAGGCACGTACAACCATGCCTGGCAGGCCGGCGACGGCCTCGGCCTTGGCAATGGCGGCAACGGCGGCATCGCCAGTAACTACGTCATCGGCAATGTTTCGTATACGGTGACGCCGTACGTGCTTGACCTCAACAGCACACGGGTCTACGACGGCACGGTGAATGCTGATGCCTCGCTGTTCGGCACAGGTGGTGTGCTTACCGGCCTGAATGGCCAGACGGTGAGCTTGGGCGGCACTGGCCACGTGGGCGACAAGAACGTGGGCAACAACAAGGCGTTCGCCGACTTAGGTTCACTGGCGTTGTCCGATGGCAGCAATGGCGGCCTCGGCAGCAACTACACGCTGATCGGTGGTACCGACACGCTCACCATCACGCCCAAGACCATCAGCGTGACCGCCACGGCGAACAATAAGGTGTATGACACCACGGATGCCGCAGCGGTGGCGTCTCTCACAGGCAACGGAACGATCGCGGGCGACACACTGACCTACGGTTCGGGTGCAGCAACTTTCGCCGATGCCAATGCAGCGAACGGCAAGACGGTAACGGTCAATGGCCTGACGCTGGGCGGCGCAGACGCGGGTAACTATCAGCTCAGCGGCACGACGGCCACGACCACTGCCAACATCACCCCGTACGTGTTGAACCTCAACGGCACGCGTGTATACGACGGCACAGTGAACGCCGACGCCAGCCTGTTCGGTGCCAATGGCGTGTTGGCCGGTTTGAACGGCCAAACGGTGAATCTGGGTGGTGCCGGCCACGTAGGCGACAAGAACGTAGGCAACAACAAGGCGTTCGCTGATCTGGGTTCGTTGACGCTGTCCGATGGCAGCAATGGCGGCCTCGGCAGCAACTACACGCTGGTCGGCGGCACCGACACGCTCACCATCACGCCCAAGACCATCAACGTAACCGCCACGGCGAACAACAAGGTGTACGACACCTCGGATGCGGCGACGATAGACACGCTGACGGGTAACGGCATCATCGCCGGTGACGCGCTGAGCTACGGTTCGGGCGCGGCAACCTTCGCCGATGCCAACGCGGCGAACGGCAAGACGGTGACGGTCAATGGGCTGACACTGGGCGGCACGGATGCGGGCAACTACACGCTTGCCAACACGACGACCACGACCACCGCCAACATCACGCCGTACGTGCTTAACCTCAACGGTACGCGCGTCTACGACGGCACGGTGAATGCCGATGCCTCGCTGTTTGGCACCGCTGGCGTGCTGGCCGGCTTGAACGGCCAGACGGTGAGCTTGGGCGGCACTGGCCACGTAGGCGACAAGAACGTGGGCAACAACAAGGCGTTCGCCGACCTGGGTTCGCTGGCGTTGTCCAACGGCAGCAATGGCGGCTTGGGCAGCAACTACACGCTGGTTGGCGGTACCGATACGCTCACCATCACGCCCAAGATCATCAGCGTAACCGCCACGGCGAACAACAAGGTGTACGACACCACGGATGCGGCAACGGTGGCGTCTCTCACCGGCAACGGAACGATCGCGGGCGACACACTGACCTACGGTTCGGGTGCAGCAACTTTCGCCGATGCCAATGCAGCGAACGGCAAGACGGTAACGGTCAATGGCCTGACGCTGGGCGGCGCAGACGCGGGTAACTATCAGCTCAGCGGCACGACGGCCACGACCACTGCCAACATCACCCCGTACGTGTTGAACCTCAACGGCACGCGTGTATACGACGGCACAGTGAACGCCGACGCCAGCCTGTTCGGTGCCAATGGCGTGTTGGCCGGTTTGAACGGCCAAACGGTGAATCTGGGTGGTGCCGGCCACGTAGGCGACAAGAACGTGGGCAGCAACAAGGCGTTCGCCAACCTCGGATCGCTGGCGCTGTCGAATGGCAGCAATGGCGGCCTCGGTAGTAACTACACACTGGTCGGCGGCACCGACACGCTCACCATCACGCCCAAGGCGCTGGGCGCGACGGCGACCGCAAATGATCGCGTGTACGACGGCACCGTGATCGCCGGCCTCACCGGTGCGAGCCTGGTGGGCTTGGTGGGCGGCGATCAGGTCGCGCTGAACAACGCGAGCCAAGGTACGTTCGCCGACAAGAATGTGGGCAACAGCAAGGCCGTGACCACGAACATGACCATCGGCGGCGCCGATGCAGGTAACTACGACTTCACCACGGCCACTGGCATCACCGCCAACGTGACACCCAAGTTGATCGACGTGACCGCGACTGCGGCGAACAAGGTGTACGACACCACGGCGGGCGCCACTGTGACCACACTCAGTGGCAATGGATTGATTGCCGGTGACGCGGTGAGCTTCGGTTTTGGCTCGGCAAATTTCTCCGACGCTAATGCCGCCAATGGCAAAACGGTGACGGTCGGCGGCCTTACCAAAGCCGGTGCTGACGCCGGTAACTACACGCTTGCCAACACGACGACCACGACCACGGCCGACATCACACCTTATGTGCTTAGCCTCAATGGCACGCGTGTGTACGACGGCTCGGTGAACGCGGGTGCGGACTTGTTCGGTGCGAATGGCGTGCTGACGGGCCTGAACGGCCAGACGGTGAACCTGGGCGGCACGGGCCATGTGGGCGATAGGAGCGTGGGCAACAACAAGGCGTTCGCCGACCTAGGTTCGCTGGCATTGTCCAACGGCAGCAATGGCGGCTTGGGCAGCAACTACACACTGGTCGGTGGTACCGACACGCTTACCATCACGCCCAAGACCGTTGTCGTGAATGCCACGGGCACGGACAAAATGTTCGACGGCAATACGTACGACACGGTAACGCTTGGCAGTCAGGACATCCTCACGGGTGACCTGGTACAGATCGGGAAGCTGGCGGCGAACTTCTTTGATCCCAGCGTCGCCAACGGCAAGACTGTTTCGGTGACCGGCCTGCAATTGAGCGGAGCGGATGCGGGCAACTACGTGCTGTCCAGCACCGCAACAACGACCCGGGCCAGCATCACTGGTGCGCGCCCATCGGCCTTCGGTATCGACGATGGCCTTCTGGCGCAGCTATCCAGCGCGGTCGGTCCGGCCGAACTCCCAACGCCTTATGGCCTGGCCGCTCAGGACACCGTGGGGCCCTATACGGGCAACAAGAAGAAGCTGCATCACCCGGTGGAGCGCAATGTATCGCGTGACGATTTCACTTCCGGACTGTCCCTGAGGGTGATTGATGGTGGCCTGCGCGTGCCAGTGCAGGCGCTGCCATGA